The following proteins come from a genomic window of Actinomycetota bacterium:
- the purM gene encoding phosphoribosylformylglycinamidine cyclo-ligase, producing MSDAYGRAGVDLDAAGRAVGLIRDLAGEATRPEVIEGVGGFAGLFRISEDRLLAAATDGVGTKLGVALAAGRLDTIGVDLVAMCADDVVCTGAEPLFFLDYVATGRLVPEDVAAIVTGVADGCRRAGCALLGGETAEHPGTMRPEELDLAGFCVGVVDERTMLGPHRVQEGDVLIGLASTGLHANGYSLVRKALLEDGGYRLDDVLPRLGRSLGDELLEPTAVYTPLVLGLARDGVVHAAAHVTGGGLVENVPRVMPAGLHADIDWRSWPVPAVFDLVAEASGAGDEELRRTFNLGVGMILVVPAHRTAEVISRGKAGGSASFEIGRVVRG from the coding sequence ATGAGTGATGCGTACGGCCGCGCCGGTGTCGACCTCGACGCCGCGGGCCGTGCCGTCGGCCTGATACGGGACCTCGCTGGCGAAGCGACTCGTCCGGAGGTCATCGAGGGCGTCGGAGGATTCGCCGGCCTGTTCCGCATCTCGGAGGATCGCCTGCTCGCCGCGGCAACCGACGGCGTGGGGACCAAGCTCGGCGTCGCGCTCGCGGCCGGCCGGCTCGACACGATCGGCGTCGACCTCGTGGCGATGTGCGCGGATGATGTCGTGTGTACGGGCGCCGAGCCGCTGTTCTTCCTGGACTACGTCGCGACGGGACGCCTCGTGCCGGAGGACGTTGCGGCGATCGTTACGGGAGTCGCCGACGGGTGTCGCCGCGCCGGCTGCGCGTTGCTCGGCGGCGAGACGGCCGAACACCCGGGAACGATGCGTCCGGAGGAGCTCGATCTGGCGGGATTCTGCGTCGGCGTCGTCGACGAGCGCACGATGCTGGGGCCGCACCGCGTTCAGGAAGGCGACGTGTTGATCGGGCTCGCTTCGACCGGATTGCACGCGAACGGCTATTCGCTCGTCCGCAAGGCGCTCCTCGAAGACGGCGGGTACCGCCTGGACGACGTCCTACCGCGGCTCGGCCGGTCGCTGGGAGACGAGTTGCTCGAGCCCACGGCGGTCTACACACCACTCGTGCTGGGGCTGGCGCGCGACGGTGTCGTCCACGCCGCCGCGCACGTGACCGGGGGTGGGCTGGTCGAGAACGTTCCGCGAGTCATGCCGGCCGGTCTCCACGCCGACATCGACTGGCGCAGCTGGCCGGTTCCTGCCGTGTTCGACCTTGTCGCGGAGGCTTCAGGTGCCGGAGACGAGGAGCTGCGCCGGACGTTCAACCTCGGCGTCGGGATGATCCTCGTCGTACCTGCCCATCGCACCGCTGAGGTGATCTCTCGGGGGAAGGCTGGGGGATCCGCGTCCTTCGAGATCGGACGTGTAGTGCGCGGGTGA
- a CDS encoding response regulator yields MSATKTTTSVLVVDDEPQVLWMLQFSLEAEGYRTYAARNGEEALEEIAEQRPSMMLLDIMMPVMDGWTVLERVRQFPADERPKVVVVSARSSRRDRAKAMELGADAFVAKPFSMDELIGIIHGLEG; encoded by the coding sequence ATGAGCGCCACGAAGACGACGACCAGTGTCCTCGTCGTGGACGACGAGCCGCAGGTCCTTTGGATGCTCCAGTTCAGCCTCGAGGCCGAGGGATACCGAACCTACGCCGCCCGCAACGGCGAGGAGGCTTTGGAGGAGATCGCCGAGCAACGGCCCTCGATGATGCTGCTCGACATCATGATGCCCGTCATGGACGGATGGACCGTGCTCGAGCGCGTCCGGCAGTTCCCTGCCGACGAGCGCCCCAAGGTCGTCGTGGTCTCCGCCCGTTCGAGCCGGCGCGATCGAGCCAAGGCCATGGAGCTCGGCGCGGACGCGTTCGTGGCGAAGCCCTTCAGCATGGACGAGCTCATCGGCATCATCCACGGACTCGAGGGCTGA
- a CDS encoding dihydrolipoamide acetyltransferase family protein, translating into MAARVFVLPDLGEGLEEAVVTQWLIAEGDEVELNQPIAEVETAKAVVEVPSPFAGKVARLHVAAGATLTVGSPLVTFDVAGTEERREPSGPSASDEQSRPVASMSGGSHVATTPAVRKLAKDLGVDLGSVTPSGAGGRVTRIDVETAAGVERAASDLENVETVPVTPVRKAIANRLAQVAAIPHVTTFRHVECSALETVRGELGVSPLPLFVGALAEVCADHPLLNSSWGGDRILVHRAVNVGIATDTERGLVVPVVRDARAKTVAQIAEEIASLAERARANALSRDALADATIAVTNTGSYGSEFGTPLLNPGHAVTIALGVIEPRALVVDGRVEGRPACTLSLTFDHRVLDGATVGRAFTALVDLLQSSERLSNLPR; encoded by the coding sequence ATGGCCGCTCGCGTCTTCGTGTTGCCCGACCTCGGCGAGGGACTCGAGGAAGCCGTGGTCACGCAGTGGCTCATTGCCGAAGGTGACGAGGTCGAGCTCAACCAGCCGATCGCGGAGGTCGAGACGGCGAAGGCCGTCGTCGAGGTGCCGTCTCCGTTCGCGGGGAAGGTGGCCCGACTGCACGTAGCCGCCGGCGCGACGCTCACGGTCGGATCTCCACTCGTCACGTTCGACGTCGCCGGAACGGAAGAGCGGCGGGAGCCGTCGGGGCCAAGCGCTTCGGATGAGCAGTCACGCCCAGTTGCTTCGATGTCAGGCGGATCGCACGTCGCGACGACGCCTGCCGTGCGGAAGCTCGCCAAGGACCTCGGCGTCGACCTCGGATCCGTCACGCCCTCGGGTGCAGGCGGTCGCGTCACGCGGATCGACGTCGAGACCGCGGCGGGTGTCGAGCGTGCAGCGAGCGACCTGGAGAACGTCGAGACAGTTCCCGTCACCCCGGTGCGGAAGGCCATCGCCAACCGGCTCGCGCAGGTCGCCGCCATCCCTCACGTCACCACGTTCCGCCACGTCGAGTGCTCGGCGCTCGAGACCGTGCGGGGCGAACTCGGCGTGTCACCACTCCCCCTGTTCGTCGGCGCGCTCGCCGAGGTGTGCGCCGATCACCCCCTGCTGAACTCGAGCTGGGGCGGCGACCGGATCCTCGTCCATCGCGCCGTGAACGTCGGCATCGCTACAGACACCGAACGAGGACTCGTCGTGCCGGTCGTGAGGGACGCCCGTGCCAAGACGGTCGCGCAGATCGCTGAGGAGATCGCCTCGCTCGCCGAGCGGGCGCGCGCGAACGCCCTTTCGCGGGACGCTCTTGCCGACGCGACGATCGCCGTCACGAACACCGGGAGCTATGGATCGGAGTTCGGCACTCCGCTGCTCAACCCAGGCCACGCCGTCACGATCGCGCTCGGCGTGATCGAGCCGCGCGCACTCGTCGTCGACGGACGGGTCGAGGGTCGACCTGCGTGCACGCTCTCGTTGACGTTCGACCATCGAGTGCTCGACGGCGCGACGGTCGGCCGGGCATTCACTGCGCTCGTCGATCTGCTCCAGTCGTCGGAACGGCTCTCGAACCTCCCGCGCTAG
- a CDS encoding alpha-ketoacid dehydrogenase subunit beta, protein MPDITMVAALNAALRDALESDPRALVFGEDVGELGGVFRVTEGLQQKFGRERVFNTPIAEAGIAGICVGLAMAGWRPIAEMQFDGFSYPALDQVISHIAKYRLRTRGRVSMPIVIRIPSFGGIKGKEHHGESPETYYAHTAGLKVVVPADAIDAYRLLRLSIDDPDPVVFLEPKSRYWSKSQNGPEALTTDGPQIGVAVVHLPDGGDCTIVTYGAMRARCLDAARSLAEDGIGVRVVDLRSLVPLDVETISRCVVETGRAVVVHEAPLTLGFGAEIAALIMEEAFDHLEAPVARVTGPDVPYPPASLEQEYLPSVERIVAAVRRTIEY, encoded by the coding sequence ATGCCTGATATCACGATGGTCGCGGCGCTCAACGCCGCGCTCCGCGACGCTCTCGAAAGCGATCCTCGAGCGCTCGTTTTCGGCGAGGACGTCGGTGAGCTCGGAGGCGTATTCCGTGTCACCGAAGGTCTGCAGCAGAAGTTCGGCCGGGAGCGCGTGTTCAACACGCCGATCGCCGAAGCGGGCATCGCCGGGATCTGCGTCGGTCTGGCGATGGCTGGATGGCGTCCGATCGCCGAGATGCAGTTCGATGGGTTCAGCTACCCCGCGCTCGACCAGGTCATCAGCCACATCGCGAAGTACCGGCTGCGGACCAGAGGCCGGGTCTCGATGCCGATCGTGATCCGTATCCCCTCGTTCGGTGGGATCAAGGGGAAGGAGCACCACGGCGAGAGCCCCGAGACGTACTACGCACACACCGCAGGCCTGAAGGTCGTCGTGCCCGCGGACGCCATCGACGCGTACCGACTGCTTCGCCTGTCCATCGACGATCCAGATCCGGTCGTCTTCCTGGAGCCGAAGAGCCGGTACTGGTCGAAGTCGCAGAACGGACCCGAGGCGCTCACGACGGACGGGCCGCAGATCGGCGTGGCCGTTGTGCATCTACCCGACGGCGGCGACTGCACGATCGTCACGTACGGAGCGATGCGCGCACGGTGCCTCGACGCGGCGAGATCGCTCGCCGAGGACGGCATCGGTGTGCGCGTCGTCGACCTTCGATCACTCGTTCCGCTCGACGTCGAGACGATCAGCCGCTGTGTCGTCGAGACCGGGCGTGCCGTCGTCGTGCACGAAGCCCCGCTCACGCTGGGGTTCGGCGCGGAGATCGCGGCGCTGATCATGGAGGAGGCCTTCGATCATCTGGAGGCCCCGGTCGCCCGCGTCACCGGACCCGACGTTCCCTACCCCCCGGCGTCGCTCGAGCAGGAGTACCTCCCGAGCGTCGAACGTATCGTCGCGGCTGTCCGCCGAACCATCGAGTACTGA